In Risungbinella massiliensis, the genomic stretch CCGAAATCTGTAGACCTAACACATAATAGTCCACACCAGGACCAGGACTGTAATCATTTAACGCAAGTGCTGTATAAGATGTCCAACCAGCATCAGGTGCTCCACCAAAGATCCAGCTAAGATTAAGTAGCAGACCACCAAAAGTGAACAGCCAATAACCTAGTGCGTTAAGGAATGGAAAAGCTACATCACGTGCCCCAATTTGTAATGGGATGATCACGTTCATCAAACCAAAGATCATCGGCATCGCAGCCAAGAAAATCATGGTCGTTCCATGCATGGTAAGAAGCTGGTTAAATATATCTCCAACAAAAAGGTCATTTCCTGGGTAGAATAGCTGCAAACGCATGAATGCAGCTTCAATTCCGCCAATTAGGAAAAAGAGGAAACCAGTCACAAAATAGAGTATTCCAATTTTTTTATGGTCAACGGTAGTACACCAATCCCATACCTTAGAGTGTCGAACACGGGTAAGGAATCGGCTATCGTATCCCCCTGTAAAAATCGCCAATAGAAATACGGCGAGGACTAATAAGACAATAAGGGTCCCCAAGGTACTCCCTCCTTGCTCTTAAGCTTGCATCAGTTAATATGCTATTTACGACTCTCTAGATAATCCATCAAAGAGTTCAGTTCTTGCTCATTTAGGTAATCAAAACTAGGCATTTTAGTACCTGGTTTAATAGCTGCTGGATCTTTCAACCAGCTTTTTAGATTTTCACGGTTCATTTCTTTTATACCAGCAATACTGGTTCTAGTACCAAATTTAGTTAGATTTGGTGCTTCATAACTCGGGTTTTGTCCAGCATGACATGCCAAGCAATTTTGCTTGAACAGTTTTTCTCCTTCTTGTACAGAAGCAGAAGCGGTCTGTACATCTGCTGGTGAACTCTTCATCGTCGAAAGCCATTTCTCATAATCTGCTTCCGATTTCGCATATACACGGAAATCCATCAATGCATGTCCTGCTCCACATAACTCTGCACATTTCCCTTGATAAAAACCAGGTTTTTTCGCATCGAGCCACATGGTATTTACTTTACCAGGAACAACATCGACTTTCCCTGCAAGTGCTGGTACCCAGAAAGAATGAAGTACATCTTTCCCGTTAATGGTCAAGTGAACTTTCTTCCCTACTGGAATTACCATCTCTTGAGCAGTCGTAAATCCTT encodes the following:
- the coxB gene encoding cytochrome c oxidase subunit II, with the protein product MRQRWWQFLLVSTLASLVLSGCSGDPTLNVLDPQGTAGEKSLNLIYISFLLMMGVFAVVITIFVYVLIKFRKRKGKDVMPEQVHGSTKLEIIWTVIPIAILAALAVPTVRYTFDLAEKPTGSDVVNINVTGHQYWWEFEYPDEGFTTAQEMVIPVGKKVHLTINGKDVLHSFWVPALAGKVDVVPGKVNTMWLDAKKPGFYQGKCAELCGAGHALMDFRVYAKSEADYEKWLSTMKSSPADVQTASASVQEGEKLFKQNCLACHAGQNPSYEAPNLTKFGTRTSIAGIKEMNRENLKSWLKDPAAIKPGTKMPSFDYLNEQELNSLMDYLESRK